The Populus trichocarpa isolate Nisqually-1 chromosome 2, P.trichocarpa_v4.1, whole genome shotgun sequence genome has a window encoding:
- the LOC7461480 gene encoding alcohol dehydrogenase class-3: MATQGQVITCRAAVAWEANKPLVIEEVQVAPPQAGEVRVKILFAALCHTDAYTWSGKDPEGLFPCILGHEAAGIVESVGEGVTEVQPGDHVIPCYQAECRECKFCKSGKTNLCGKVRTATGVGVMMNDRKSRFSINGKPIYHFMGTSTFSQYTVVHDVSVAKIDPKAPLEKVCLLGCGVPTGLGAVWNTAKVEAGSIVAIFGLGTVGLAVAEGAKAAGASRIIGIDIDSKKFDRAKDFGVTEFVNPKDHDKPIQQVLIDLTDGGVDYSFECIGNVSVMRAALECCHKGWGTSVIVGVAASGQEISTRPFQLVTGRVWKGTAFGGFKSRSQVPMLVDKYMKKEIKVDEYITHNLTLPEMNQAFDLLHEGSCLRCVLDMQV; this comes from the exons atggCTACTCAGGGACAGGTCATCACTTGCCGAG CTGCGGTTGCTTGGGAGGCGAACAAGCCGCTGGTGATAGAGGAAGTGCAGGTGGCTCCACCACAGGCCGGTGAGGTTCGAGTCAAGATTCTCTTCGCTGCTCTTTGCCACACTGATGCTTACACCTGGAGTGGCAAG GATCCGGAAGGGCTCTTCCCTTGTATTCTTGGTCATGAGGCTGCTGG GATTGTAGAAAGTGTTGGTGAAGGTGTGACTGAGGTTCAACCAGGTGATCATGTTATCCCTTGCTACCAGGCAGAATGCAGAGAGTGCAAGTTTTGCAAATCAGGGAAGACGAACCTTTGTGGCAAAGTTCGCACAGCAACTGGTGTTGGAGTCATGATGAATGATCGTAAAAGTCGTTTCTCAATTAATGGAAAACCTATCTACCATTTCATGGGAACCTCAACATTCAGCCAGTATACAGTTGTACATGATGTTAGTGTTGCTAAGATTGACCCAAAAGCTCCTTTGGAGAAGGTTTGCCTCCTTGGCTGTGGTGTTCCTACTG GTCTTGGAGCAGTTTGGAACACTGCAAAAGTTGAAGCAGGGTCCATTGTTGCTATTTTTGGACTTGGGACAGTTGGCCTTGCA GTTGCAGAGGGTGCAAAAGCAGCTGGTGCTTCACGGATTATAGGTATAGATATTGACAGCAAAAAGTTTGACAGAG CAAAGGATTTTGGAGTTACTGAATTTGTGAATCCAAAGGACCACGATAAACCAATTCAACAGGTGCTCATTGATCTCACTGATGGTGGTGTTGACTATAGTTTTGAGTGCATCGGAAATGTTTCTGTAATGAGGGCTGCTTTGGAGTGCTGTCATAAG GGCTGGGGAACCTCGGTTATTGTGGGGGTTGCGGCATCTGGCCAGGAAATAAGCACTCGTCCTTTCCAGTTAGTGACTGGCCGTGTTTGGAAAGGAACAGCTTTTGGTGGTTTTAAGAGCCGTTCACAGGTGCCTATGCTCGTAGACAAGTACATGAAAAAG GAAATTAAGGTTGATGAGTACATCACCCATAATCTGACTCTTCCAGAGATGAACCAGGCATTTGATCTGCTGCATGAGGGTAGCTGCCTCCGGTGCGTGCTTGATATGCAAGTCTAA
- the LOC7459531 gene encoding ammonium transporter 1 member 4: MASSPLSCSASDLYPLLGDGANATAAAEFFCGRFEAISNKFVDTGYAVDSTYLLFSAYLVFAMQLGFAMLCAGSVREKNTMNIMLTNVLDAAAGGLFYYTFGFALAFGSPSNGFIGQHFFGLSKFPSPSFDYGYFLYQWAFAIAVAGITSGSIAERTQFVAYLVYSSFLTGLVYPIVSHWFWSADGWASPARAENLLFGSGVIDFAGSGVVHLVGAVAGLWGALIEGPRIGRFDHAGRAVTLRGHSGTLVVLGTFLLWFGWYGFNPGSFINISKSYESGSYYGQWSAIGRTAATTTLAGCTAALTTLFGKRLLAGHWNVTDVCNGLLGGFAAITGGCSVVDPWAAVLCGFVSAWVLIGCNMLAEKFHYDDPLEATQLHGGCGSWGIIFTALFAKEAYVNEVYPGQPGRPYGLFMGGGARLLAAHIVQILVIVAWVSVTMGTVFFILHKLKLLRISAEEEMAGMDLTSHGGLAYVYTDHEDEVKKQLGVV, from the coding sequence ATGGCATCATCGCCTCTATCATGCTCAGCTTCTGACCTCTACCCCCTTCTGGGCGATGGTGCCAATGCCACGGCTGCTGCTGAGTTCTTTTGTGGCCGTTTTGAGGCTATCTCAAACAAATTCGTTGATACAGGATACGCAGTGGATAGCACATACCTTCTTTTTTCTGCGTACTTGGTTTTTGCAATGCAGCTTGGCTTTGCCATGCTCTGTGCTGGTTCTGTCCGAGAAAAGAACACGATGAACATCATGCTGACGAATGTTCTTGACGCTGCAGCCGGTGGTCTGTTTTACTATACTTTTGGTTTTGCTCTTGCTTTTGGCTCACCATCAAATGGATTCATTGGCCAACACTTCTTTGGCTTGAGCAAGTTCCCATCGCCATCGTTTGATTATGGTTATTTCCTGTATCAGTGGGCTTTTGCTATAGCAGTAGCAGGAATCACAAGTGGTTCTATAGCAGAAAGAACTCAGTTTGTTGCTTATTTGGTATATTCTTCTTTCTTGACTGGTTTGGTTTATCCTATTGTCTCACATTGGTTCTGGTCCGCGGATGGCTGGGCTAGCCCTGCAAGAGCAGAAAATCTCCTGTTTGGTTCTGGTGTTATTGATTTTGCTGGTTCTGGTGTGGTCCATTTGGTTGGTGCTGTTGCTGGTTTGTGGGGTGCCCTCATTGAAGGTCCCCGTATCGGCCGGTTTGATCATGCTGGTCGTGCTGTTACTCTCCGTGGACACAGTGGCACATTGGTTGTTTTAGGTACTTTCTTGTTGTGGTTTGGTTGGTATGGATTCAATCCTGGTTCGTTTATCAACATCTCGAAAAGTTATGAAAGTGGTTCTTATTATGGACAATGGAGTGCTATTGGTAGAACTGCAGCGACCACAACTCTAGCAGGCTGCACAGCTGCATTGACCACTCTATTTGGCAAGAGGTTGTTAGCTGGTCACTGGAATGTTACTGATGTTTGCAATGGCTTGCTTGGTGGGTTTGCTGCCATAACTGGTGGGTGCTCCGTTGTCGATCCATGGGCTGCAGTTCTTTGTGGTTTTGTCTCTGCTTGGGTTCTTATTGGGTGCAACATGTTGGCTGAGAAGTTCCATTATGATGATCCCTTGGAGGCAACACAACTTCATGGAGGGTGTGGTTCTTGGGGGATTATATTTACTGCATTGTTTGCAAAGGAGGCCTATGTTAATGAGGTTTATCCAGGTCAACCAGGGAGGCCATATGGGCTGTTCATGGGAGGTGGCGCAAGGCTCTTAGCTGCACATATAGTACAGATTTTGGTGATTGTGGCTTGGGTGAGTGTCACTATGGGGACAGTGTTTTTTATTCTGCATAAGTTGAAGCTTTTGAGGATCTCAGCAGAAGAAGAGATGGCAGGAATGGACTTGACAAGCCATGGTGGGCTTGCTTATGTGTATACTGATCACGAAGACGAAGTAAAAAAGCAGCTAGGTGTTGTCTGA